A region from the Vanessa tameamea isolate UH-Manoa-2023 chromosome 3, ilVanTame1 primary haplotype, whole genome shotgun sequence genome encodes:
- the LOC113397543 gene encoding coatomer subunit beta: MAGVEQPCYTLINFPTDSEPHNEMQLKLDLEKGDIKKKIEALKKTISIILSGEKIPGLLMIIIRFVLPLQDHTIKKLLLIFWEIVPKTSPDGKLLQEMILVCDAYRKDLQHPNEFIRGSTLRFLCKLKEPELLEPLMPAIRACLDHRHSYVRRNAVLAIFTIYRNFEFLIPDAPELVGTFLEGEQDMSCKRNAFLMLLHAEQERALAYLAERLDHVHAFGDILQLVIVELIYKVCHANPSERSRFIRTVYGLLNAPSAAVRYEAAGTLVTLSCAPAAIKAAAACYIDLIVKESDNNVKLIVVGRLSALRAASGDAGARALPDLAMDVLRVLAASDLDVRRHTLHLALELVGSRHAEELVGALRKEAARAQLADHDDADKYRQLLVRAMHRAALKFPEVAGTVAPALLEMLGDGSEAAAADVLLFLRHALHAFPDLRPRIYSKLLEAVSGIRVGKIARPALWLVAEFAESGDSARAALDVLGAALPPLASAAPRAEEEGAQENPSVKEKETPARQLVTSDGAYATQSAFNLPKAATAADSKVGGLSSALREGESFTAACACSALAKLSLRIREPALANRALHLAASLLAYHKINKGAGGLTADDAQHGATCVRAAAARPPVVRDALLHASRRALHALLALPERAAPALLPDSEAERSARGAERVSRRAEVERGITFAALAGAAATQHHDIFEVSLSKALQGRSTTSSERGKLSKVTQLTGFSDPVYAEAIVAVNQYDIVLDVLVVNQTDDTLQNCTVELATLGELRLVERPAGVVLAPRDFASIRAHVKVASTENGIIFGNIVYEVSGAGTDRGVVVLNDIHIDIVDYIQPAACSDADFRHMWAEFEWENKVSVNTNITDLKEYLQHLLASTNMKCLTPDKALSGQCGFMAANLYARSIFGEDALANLSIETPLQRPGAPVVGHVRIRAKTQGMALSLGDKINMMHKSPPKLAEPTVAA; the protein is encoded by the exons ATGGCGGGTGTAGAGCAGCCTTGTTATACCCTTATAAACTTTCCGACAGACTCAGAACCACACAATGAAATGCAACTGAAGCTTGACCTAG aaaAGGGTGACATAAAGAAAAAGATTGAAGCCCTAAAGAAGACTATTAGCATCATACTCTCCGGTGAGAAAATTCCTGGTCTGTTGATGATAATCATCAGATTTGTGCTGCCACTACAGGATCATACTATTAAGAAGTTATTACTTATCTTCTGGGAAATTGTACCAAAGACCTCTCCTGATGGCAAATTATTGCAAGAGATGATCTTAGTTTGTGATGCTTATAGAAAG GATCTGCAACATCCTAATGAGTTTATCCGGGGCTCGACACTCCGGTTTCTGTGCAAGCTGAAGGAGCCAGAATTATTGGAGCCTCTAATGCCGGCCATTCGAGCTTGTCTAGATCACAGACATTCATATGTCAGGAGAAACGCGGTTCTCGccatatttactatttatcg AAACTTCGAGTTCCTGATCCCGGACGCGCCGGAGCTGGTGGGCACGTTCCTGGAGGGCGAGCAGGACATGTCGTGCAAGCGCAACGCCTTCCTCATGTTGCTGCACGCGGAGCAGGAGCGAGCACTCGCCTACCTCGCCGAGAGGCTCGACCACGTGCACGCCTTCGGGGACATCCTGCAGCTCGTCATCGTGGAGCTCATCTACAAG GTGTGCCATGCGAATCCGTCAGAACGTTCACGGTTCATACGTACCGTATATGGACTGCTGAACGCCCCCAGCGCCGCCGTGCGATACGAAGCGGCAGGAACTCTCGTCACCCTCTCCTGCGCTCCAGCCGCGATCAAG GCGGCCGCCGCGTGCTACATCGACCTGATCGTGAAGGAGAGCGACAACAACGTGAAGCTGATCGTGGTGGGGCGCCTGAGCGCGCTGCGCGCCGCCAGCGGGGACGCGGGCGCGCGCGCGCTGCCCGACCTCGCCATGGACGTGCTGCGCGTGCTCGCCGCCTCCGACCTCGACGTGCGCCGCCACACGCTGCACCTCG CCCTGGAGCTCGTCGGGTCGAGACACGCCGAGGAGCTGGTGGGCGCGCTGCGCAAGGAGGCGGCGCGTGCGCAGCTCGCCGACCACGACGACGCAGACAAGTACCGCCAGCTGCTCGTGCGGGCCATGCACCGCGCCGCACTCAAG TTTCCGGAGGTGGCCGGCACGGTGGCCCCGGCGCTGCTGGAGATGCTGGGCGACGGCAGcgaggcggcggcggcggaCGTGCTGCTGTTCCTGCGCCACGCGCTTCACGCGTTCCCCGACCTGCGCCCGCGCATCTACTCG AAACTGCTGGAGGCCGTGAGCGGCATCCGGGTGGGCAAGATCGCGCGGCCGGCGCTGTGGCTGGTGGCGGAGTTCGCGGAGAGCGGCGACAGCGCGCGCGCGGCGCTGGACGTGCTGGGCGCCGCGCTGCCGCCGCTGGCgagcgccgcgccgcgcgcc GAAGAGGAAGGCGCACAAGAGAATCCGAGCGTGAAAGAGAAGGAGACGCCCGCTCGGCAGCTCGTCACCAGCGACGGCGCGTACGCTACGCAGTCCGCTTTCAATTTGCCTAA GGCGGCGACTGCGGCCGACAGCAAGGTCGGCGGGCTGAGCAGTGCTCTGCGCGAGGGGGAGAGCTTCACCGCGGCCTGCGCGTGCTCCGCCCTCGCCAAGCTGTCGCTGCGCATTCGCGAGCCCGCCCTCGCCAACCGCGCGCTGCACCTCGCAGCCTCGCTGCTCGCCTACCACAAGATCAACAAAG GCGCGGGCGGGCTGACGGCGGACGACGCGCAGCACGGCGCCACGTGCgtgcgcgcggcggcggcgcggccgCCCGTGGTGCGCGACGCGCTGCTGCACGCCTCGCGCCGCGCGCTGCACGCGCTGCTGGCGCTGCCCGagcgcgccgcgcccgcgctgCTGCCCGACTCGGAG GCGGAGCGCTCGGCGCGCGGGGCGGAGCGCGTGTCGCGGCGCGCGGAGGTGGAGCGCGGCATCACGTTCGCGGCgctggcgggcgcggcggccaCGCAGCACCACGACATCTTCGAGGTGTCGCTGAGCAAGGCGCTGCAGG GTCGCAGCACGACGAGCTCCGAGCGCGGCAAGCTGTCGAAGGTGACGCAGCTGACGGGCTTCTCGGACCCTGTGTACGCGGAGGCTATCGTCGCCGTCAACCAGTACGACATCGTGCTCGACGTGCTCGTCGTCAACCAGACCG ACGACACGCTGCAGAACTGCACGGTGGAGCTGGCCACGCTGGGCGAGCTGCGGCTGGTGGAGCGGCCGGCGGGCGTGGTGCTGGCGCCGCGGGACTTCGCCTCCATCCGCGCGCACGTCAAGGTCGCCTCCACGGAGAACGGGATCATTTTCGGGAACATCG TGTACGAGGTGTCGGGCGCCGGCACGGACCGCGGCGTGGTGGTGCTCAACGACATCCACATCGACATCGTGGACTACATCCAGCCCGCTGCCTGCAGCGACGCCGACTTCCGCCACATGTGGGCCGAGTTCGAGTGGGAGAACAAG GTGTCCGTTAACACGAATATCACCGACCTCAAGGAGTACTTACAGCATCTCTTGGCATCTACCAACATGAAATGTCTTACGCCGGATAAG GCGCTGTCGGGCCAGTGCGGCTTCATGGCGGCCAACCTGTACGCGCGCTCCATCTTCGGCGAGGACGCGCTCGCCAACCTCAGCATCGAGACGCCCCTGCAGCGGCCCGGCGCGCCCGTCGTGGGCCACGTGCGCATCCGCGCCAAGACGCAG GGCATGGCTCTGAGTCTAGGTGACAAGATCAACATGATGCACAAATCCCCGCCGAAGCTGGCTGAGCCCACCGTCGCCGCCTGA
- the LOC113397546 gene encoding E3 ubiquitin-protein ligase TM129, whose amino-acid sequence MDILITLFYILFSICVVYPPAEFVSAGFTIAQLFDNWLGSENTNFIGYHMKRTTITVLIHSMLPAGYLATLWCGGVRGEWMLSAAAAVLIIPFYMGYKMVSWWEYDKSKHPVVKALQPYVTPGIDWRVVASNFNVEFRSVDKVSITLSATSKFVVTHSWLVKVTQYGINLVKQRDCALVATATDSHNLSTSGEDEVQYVNIEAIPSRDDIKKFTFRISTTSLRDLQPRLDRAIRVPEHISLLPTLIERFVDVFKQHVEQNPVYQIDEEVELCIGCMQNPADVKLDRRCVPPPPHIEDEHLPCQQCNCRVLWCTACMARWWAARAGGAPASWLAARGSCPVCRAPFCLRDVRPARPARRAAS is encoded by the exons ATGGATATCTTAATCactcttttttatattcttttttcgaTTTGTGTTGTATATCCTCCCGCTGAGTTTGTTTCCGCCGGTTTTACTATAGCTCAACTCTTCGACAATTGGCTTGGCTCCGAAAATACGAATTTTATTGGATATCATATGAAGAGAACAACTATAACTGTTTTAATACATTCGATGCTGCCAGCTGGGTACCTCGCAACACTCTGGTGCGGTGGTGTGCGTGGAGAGTGGATGCTATCGGCTGCAGCCGCTGTATTGATAATCCCATTTTACATGGGGTACAAAATGGTCAGTTGGTGGGAATATGACAAGAGTAAGCACCCTGTTGTAAAAGCTTTACAACCTTATGTGACACCAGGAATCGATTGGAGAGTCGTGGCATCCAACTTCAATGTGGAGTTTCGaag TGTGGATAAAGTATCGATAACATTAAGTGCAACCAGCAAATTTGTTGTTACTCACTCGTGGCTTGTTAAAGTAACTCAATATGGCATAAACTTGGTGAAACAGAGAGACTGTGCATTGGTAGCGACTGCG ACTGACAGCCACAACTTATCAACATCGGGTGAGGATGAAGTACAATATGTGAATATAGAAGCGATCCCATCAAGGGATGACATCAAAAAATTCACATTTAGGATTTCGACAACGTCTCTGAGAGACTTACAACCAAGATTAGACAGAGCAATACGAGTCCCTGAGCATATATCTCTGCTGCCCACACTAATTGAGAGATTTGTAGATGTTTTCAAACAGCATGTCGAGCAGAATCCTGTTTACCAAATTGATGAG GAAGTGGAGCTATGCATCGGATGCATGCAAAACCCGGCTGATGTAAAGTTAGACCGTCGCTGCGTCCCGCCGCCTCCGCATATCGAGGACGAGCACTTGCCGTGTCAACAGTGCAATTGCAG GGTGCTGTGGTGCACGGCGTGCATGGCGCGCTGGtgggcggcgcgcgcgggcggcgcgccGGCGTCGTGGCTGGCGGCGCGCGGCTCGTGCCCCGTGTGCCGCGCGCCCTTCTGCCTGCGCGACGTGCGCCCCGCGCGgcccgcgcgccgcgccgcctcCTGA
- the LOC113397545 gene encoding sodium channel protein Nach-like produces MKQSACSHAMRQFYRTTTLHGFKYLCSKYYADRIGWLICCCASACCAGVLCAVLWERFLEVPALLTLHDLRGQEDAVKMPLVAVCPPAETIAYLFQKKLLINTNVTGRLQTILNHVLRRKDTNKEHLVILEEILFKNNLTLPEALMQVMPPCHSIVKNCRWQSIMIPCGKLFERELTEWGVCCLSRPKKLKIGESRTSRLEAKRNLQIAVQCSDQPTLNGCEVYTKFNGEEWVEPMILSPGYNYLAQVTFTSVVDSDPDKFVEGTCSTADGYSKSRCLLKCKEKSCGCSDPLRSKSRNEDSVPPPCLMTQMSCLRRFNFENITCKCLPSCKKVSTFLVLESSPMNAFIYTHNEIYAGLNETASSVLLISIRISGSRIFVVNPTETWITLLSSLGGVFNMFLGVGLFSALEILFLLFVRLPIAIRRSTEIQIPPSIDNLYC; encoded by the exons atgaAGCAGTCAGCGTGTAGTCATGCAATGCGGCAATTCTATCGAACTACAACCCTACACGGGTTTAAGTATTTATGTTCTAAGTATTATGCTGATCG CATTGGATGGCTAATTTGCTGCTGTGCCAGCGCATGTTGTGCCGGTGTTCTTTGTGCTGTATTATGGGAACGTTTCCTAGAGGTACCTGCGCTACTGACTCTACACGATTTACGTGGTCAGGAAGACGCAGTGAAAATGCCACTCGTTGCAGTTTGCCCTCCGGCTGAAACTATTGcgtatttatttcagaaaaaacT GTTAATAAATACAAACGTCACAGGTCGTCTCcaaactattttaaatcatGTACTTCGAAGAAAAGACACAAACAAGGAGCATCTTGTTATCTTAGAAGAAattcttttcaaaaataatttgactttaCCTGAAGCTTTAATGCAAGTCATGCCTCCATGTCATAGTATAGTCAAAAACTGTCGCTGGCAATCCATCATGATACCTTGTGGGAAATTGTTTGAAAGGGAGTTAACTGAATGGGGCGTGTGCTGCTTGTCACGGCCTAAGAA ATTGAAAATCGGAGAAAGTCGAACTTCTCGATTAGAAGCAAAAAGAAATCTTCAAATTGCAGTTCAATGTTCTGATCAACCGACTTTAAATGGTTGTGAG GTTTACACTAAGTTTAACGGCGAAGAATGGGTAGAACCCATGATCCTGAGTCCTGGCTATAATTATCTTGCTCAGGTGACTTTCACGTCTGTAGTGGACAGCGATCCTGATAAATTTGTGGAAGGAACTTGCAGTACTGCGGATGGATATTCGAAAAGTCGATGTTTG CTAAAATGTAAGGAGAAGTCATGTGGCTGTTCAGATCCGTTACGAAGTAAAAGCCGAAATGAAGATAGTGTTCCTCCACCGTGTCTCATGACACAAATGAGTTGTTTAAGACGATTTAATTTTG aaaatattacTTGTAAATGTTTGCCATCTTGCAAAAAGGTATCTACATTCTTAGTTTTAGAATCGAGCCCTATGAATGCTTTTATATATACTCATAACGAAATATA tgCCGGCTTAAACGAAACTGCAAGTTCTGTTCTCCTTATATCAATAAGGATTAGTGGATCCAGAATATTTGTGGTGAATCCAACAGAAACTTGGATTACTTTGCTGT catCTCTAGGTGgagtatttaatatgtttcttGGAGTGGGGCTTTTTAGTGccttagaaattttatttcttttgtttgtgCGATTACCGATTGCAATACGCAGATCTACTGAAATTCAAATTCCACCCAGCATAGATAATTTGTACTgctaa
- the LOC113397548 gene encoding probable U3 small nucleolar RNA-associated protein 11: MSSWRKAAKANQKTHKERHQPESRKHLGLLEKKKDYKKRANDYHEKGATLKLLRKRTLDRNPDEFYFHMINSRVKDGEHHELEKEDEHTPEQVKLMQTQDLKYINMKRTIESRRIQRLQSQLHMTDVADSTPNTHVFFVDEGEEKNFDLAKRLDTHPSLINRKSNRPRLSDLNKITLPEVNDEIIKSTKKIKEKTYKELSQRIEREKHLTVIQQKMELKRHLQDAKVLKPKRIQSGTKVSAPVYKFQYVRKK; this comes from the exons atgtCATCGTGGAGAAAAGCCGCTAAGGCTAATCAGAAGACTCATAAGGAACGACATCAACCTGAGTCTCGAAAACATCTTGGTTTACTAGAAAAAAAGAAAGATTACAAAAAACGCGCAAATGATTACCATGAAAAGGGTGCTACGCTTAAACTTTTGCGTAAAAGAACATTGGACAGGAATCCCgatgagttttattttcatatgatCAATTCTAGAGTGAAAGATGGG gaacATCATGAACTGGAGAAAGAAGATGAACACACACCTGAGCAAGTAAAACTGATGCAAACACAggatcttaaatatattaatatgaaacgcACTATTGAGAGTAGGCGGATACAAAGATTGCAG tctCAGCTCCATATGACAGATGTGGCAGACTCTACACCAAACACGCATGTTTTCTTTGTGGATGAAGGCGAAGAGAAAAATTTTGATCTGGCTAAACGATTGGATACACATCCCTCACTTATCAACAGGAAGTCTAACAGGCCGAGACTCTCCGATCTCAATAAGATAACCCTACCTGAAGTTAATGATGAG ataattaaatCAACAAAGAAGATTAAAGAAAAGACATACAAGGAACTATCACAAAGGATAGAGCGTGAAAAACATCTCACCGTCATTCAACAAAAAATGGAACTCAAAAGACATTTACAGGATGCAAAAGTATTGAAACCCAAAAGAATACAGAGTGGGACCAAAGTTTCAGCCCCCGTATACAAGTTCCAGTATGTGAGGAAGAAATAA